Proteins encoded within one genomic window of Actinoplanes octamycinicus:
- a CDS encoding patatin-like phospholipase family protein translates to MTKALVLGGGGVTGIAWHLGLLCGLQRAGVPLTGADRIIGTSAGSVVGTLVAAGIDLEAAVALQQVDVTPRPGGSGSGGGGSNGRWLAALAVLADPSIPAQQARAQVGAMALAADTPEERSFVAQIEAILPVREWPDRDLRITVVDTADGQDEVLTAKSGVPLVSAVAASCAVPGLMPPITIGDRRYMDGGVRVGAGADLAAGAERVVVIAPLAMLSRDRIVTELGLTGAPKTLLIEPDEAAVEAFGGNFMDPSRRGPSVRAGLAQAEAIADSVRAVWS, encoded by the coding sequence ATGACAAAGGCTCTCGTTCTCGGCGGCGGCGGTGTCACCGGCATCGCCTGGCATCTCGGTCTGCTCTGCGGTCTGCAGCGGGCCGGCGTCCCGCTGACCGGCGCGGACAGGATCATCGGCACCTCGGCCGGTTCGGTCGTCGGCACGCTGGTCGCCGCGGGCATCGACCTGGAGGCGGCGGTCGCGCTGCAGCAGGTCGACGTCACCCCGCGGCCCGGCGGCAGCGGCAGCGGGGGCGGCGGGAGCAACGGCCGCTGGCTGGCCGCGCTCGCCGTGCTGGCCGACCCGTCGATCCCGGCGCAGCAGGCCCGCGCCCAGGTCGGCGCGATGGCGCTCGCGGCGGACACGCCCGAGGAGCGGTCGTTCGTGGCGCAGATCGAGGCGATCCTGCCGGTTCGCGAGTGGCCGGACCGGGATCTGCGGATCACCGTGGTGGACACGGCCGACGGGCAGGACGAGGTGCTGACCGCCAAGTCCGGGGTGCCGCTGGTGAGCGCGGTCGCGGCGAGCTGCGCGGTGCCCGGCCTGATGCCTCCGATCACCATCGGTGACCGCCGCTACATGGACGGCGGGGTCCGGGTCGGTGCGGGTGCCGACCTGGCGGCCGGCGCGGAGCGGGTGGTGGTGATCGCCCCGCTCGCCATGCTCAGCCGCGACCGGATCGTCACCGAGCTGGGCCTGACCGGCGCGCCGAAGACCCTGCTGATCGAGCCGGACGAGGCCGCGGTCGAGGCTTTCGGCGGCAACTTCATGGATCCTTCGCGGCGCGGTCCGTCGGTCCGCGCCGGGTTGGCGCAGGCCGAGGCCATTGCTGATTCGGTACGCGCGGTCTGGTCCTGA
- a CDS encoding amidohydrolase family protein: protein MLAVRAGRLFDGVSEQPVEKPAVLIENGRIVAVQSGGELPAGVPVTDLGAVTLLPGLVDTHVHFVFDATADPVSGLATAGDEQVLSTMRANARLALASGVTTARDLGDRGYLSLRLRAELAADPAAGPMLLVAGPPITTGRGHCWFLGGGVEPGPDAVRAAVREHAEHGVDVIKVMGTGGELTEGSASHVSQFGAAEMRAAADEAHRCHLPVTVHAHGGAGIADAVAAGVDMIEHGTFMTAEGAEADPAVVRAIAAAGIPIGATVALKPVPGVSRPPRIEKMLPLLITVFLELRAAGVPLVCSSDAGIGPLKPADVLGYGPAMMVGLLGIPPVEALRSVTSVAARACGLGDRKGRVAAGYDADLLAVAGDPLTDPGALTAVAAVYRAGIRVR, encoded by the coding sequence ATGCTGGCTGTGCGAGCCGGCCGGCTCTTCGACGGGGTGAGCGAGCAGCCGGTCGAGAAACCCGCGGTGCTGATCGAGAACGGACGGATCGTCGCCGTCCAGTCCGGCGGCGAGTTGCCCGCCGGCGTCCCGGTCACCGACCTGGGCGCGGTCACCCTGCTGCCCGGCCTGGTCGACACGCATGTCCACTTCGTCTTCGACGCCACCGCCGACCCGGTCAGCGGGCTGGCCACGGCCGGCGACGAGCAGGTGCTGTCCACCATGCGGGCGAACGCGCGGCTCGCCCTCGCCTCCGGCGTCACCACCGCCCGCGACCTCGGCGACCGCGGCTACCTGTCGCTGCGGCTGCGCGCCGAGCTGGCCGCCGACCCGGCCGCCGGCCCGATGCTGCTCGTCGCCGGTCCGCCGATCACCACCGGCCGGGGGCACTGCTGGTTCCTCGGCGGCGGCGTCGAGCCCGGCCCGGACGCGGTCCGGGCCGCGGTGCGTGAACACGCCGAGCACGGCGTCGACGTGATCAAGGTGATGGGTACCGGCGGTGAGCTGACCGAGGGCAGCGCGTCGCACGTGTCCCAGTTCGGCGCGGCCGAGATGCGGGCCGCGGCCGACGAGGCGCACCGGTGCCACCTGCCGGTGACCGTGCATGCGCACGGTGGGGCCGGGATCGCCGACGCGGTCGCCGCCGGCGTCGACATGATCGAGCATGGCACGTTCATGACCGCCGAGGGCGCCGAGGCGGACCCGGCGGTGGTGCGGGCGATCGCCGCGGCCGGCATCCCGATCGGCGCCACGGTCGCCCTGAAACCGGTGCCCGGGGTGTCCCGGCCACCCCGGATCGAGAAGATGCTGCCGCTGCTCATCACGGTGTTCCTGGAGCTGCGGGCGGCCGGGGTGCCGCTGGTGTGCAGCAGCGACGCCGGGATCGGGCCGCTCAAACCGGCCGACGTGCTCGGCTACGGCCCGGCGATGATGGTGGGCCTGCTCGGCATCCCGCCGGTCGAGGCGCTGCGGTCGGTCACCTCGGTCGCGGCGCGGGCGTGCGGGCTGGGCGACCGGAAGGGACGTGTCGCGGCCGGCTACGACGCCGACCTGCTCGCGGTGGCCGGCGACCCGCTGACCGACCCGGGGGCGCTGACCGCGGTGGCGGCCGTCTACCGGGCCGGGATCCGGGTCCGCTGA